The genomic window aaataattttggtttaattattttacatgGATGATTTCATTTGTTATCATTGTTTTTGTAATACTGGTACAAACTGATGTGATATTTTCATAGCTAATGTTAAATTggattatatcatattttagaTGTGCCGGCGCGGCAGTGTCTATCGAATTACACCTTGTGGAAaatcttttgtttgtttattgCTGTAGTTTGGTATTAGATGAACACTCTACATTAATGTTTTATACTATTGTATACCAGTGGTTGAATAGTGGCTATAGCTGCTATTGTTATAGGTTATTTAGTACATAATGTTTTCAAACAGCGAGCTGTTAGGAGTCTCACATCGAGTATTTGGAGTATATTAAATATCAAAGTGTTCAATGCGGTGATGAGGGTCTCCCACCTATTTGTGTTAATCTTTTAAGTCCTAACACATTAATCTGGAATTTAAATGAATCACCTTTTCCCGCAATCCGCAATTGACaacacttttttgtttttgtttgataaATACACATTTGACAACACTGTTGTATAATATTAGACATTCTCACGAAATTTGTGGATAATTGGGTAGAAGTTGTTGGATGTATTTGGTGTTCagttgtttttaaattttatagtcTTGCTGATTGTTCaaaatgttttgaaatagaaaGCCTGTTGCATAGCGGATTTGGATAAACCACTTTTTCCCGCAATCTGCGATTGACAACACTGTGTTGTATATTATGCTATGAATGAAGCACGAACACTGGACACAACATGCCACTGACAGTCGGACATAATTCagtgtaattataagtgtcggtgtcgggcACCAGGACACGCATAATCCAAAgagtgtccatgcttcatagatGTCATAAGTCATTTTCACTAAATTTGTGGATAATTGGTTAGGAGTTGTTGGATGCATTGGTGCTCagttgttattaaattttattagagTCTTGCTGATTGTGATCTTGCTTTCGGTTCTTGTTTAATTGCAGCCGTGTGTGCGGGAATTCACATGGATTGATCAGGAAGTATGGCCTTATGTGCTGTAGGCAATGCTTCCACAGCAATGCCAAGGAAATTGGTTTCATTAAGGTAAACATTTGGATGTTATTCTCAAATTTAATCTTCTAAATATTCCAATCTGAATTTATGCATGTCTAACTCTTTTCTATATGTTGCAGTACCGCTGAAGAGTTTTTGCAATCTGCTCAGGCATTAGAATGTTGTGAGGATTGCATGTTTGAAGAAATTTAACACTTTTTTGCATTTGGTTTGTTTGTCAAGCTGGATTTGTGGAATTAAGAATCCTTTTATacatattgtttttattttctattctcCTTCCTACATGTGATCCTCTAATCTTTTTTTGGAAACTATGCAATCTTGATCTACATATTGTTTTTATTCATTTACTCTTTTCCTATCTTTGTTGTATTGtggttaaaaaattaaaattgtgaCTTTAGTTGAATTGTTGTTTACTCTACTCAACAAAGTTGGAAGGATGAATCTGAAACTTTTCTAAAGGAAAAAGGTTAAATTCGAACATGAAATTAAGTCCTTaaaaaaacttagtattttCCTGTGTAACTCTTAGAATCACTTTTGGTTATATATAGCCAAGATTTCTAGAATGAAGTCTCTTAGCTAAACTTTGAAATCTGATTCCCAACAATTTgtgattcaaatttcaaactatcCAAATACAATCAGGTTTCATGTGCAAATTTCATGTACAAAAAAGAAGAGGGAgaaaaaatcaaagtttttaatggaatcttatttttcttacaaGAAAATTATTCATTAATTTGAATTTCCAAGCAAAAttgatattaatatattaaaccAAATCAACAACATATTgagataataaaaaaatcaaatgaccCTGAATGGAGACggtgaaataaaacaaaaaataccatATAAAAAATACTTCCCATTCATTCTGACAAAATATCCAAGAAAAGAACACTAGACAAAATGTTCTTGCATATGTGCCTCATGATGACGAGTTCAACATTTTTATCGTTGACTAGTCAAAATTCAAAATGATATAGTATAAACAAAGCataaaatttcaacatttttattGTTGACTAgtcaaaattcaaaatgaaatagTATAAACAAagcataaaatttcaaaatgaaatataaacaaaatatataatttttgacCAGTATACTCGTAGATATTTGAGTTTCTTAATCATTTGATCTTAAATTCGATCTTTGGTCGATgcgtataaaataatatttattataagaGATCAACTTCTTAAATGAATTTCAGTTGTTTCGAGGAAATTTACAACATTTTTCAACTATCATTTTTAGTTCCTTTTACCATACAAACAAAGACTTTGTCTCATCCTTCTTTTTCCTCCAACTAGTGTCATTTGAGCCAACCCCTCTCCTCATTCCTTTCTCTTCATTAGTCTTCCATCCTTTATTTACCTTTCATACACACACACAACATACACTAGAGAAAATAGATGGCACCTTTGATAATGATTCCCCTCTCTCTCTTATTTCTACTTCTTCTCCAATTTCCTTTCCAAACCATCTCAATCAACTCTGAAGGTATGTATGCCTTACAATAACTTCATCTCAACTTTCCCTTTGCTTGTACAGTCAGGTCAATTGTGCTTCTTGtgttttgatcatttttttttagtgatgaaaaattgaaatacaGAACTTTTGGTCTTTTATTGGTTAGAAAACagaattgatttgttttttcatattttgattaaattcaacaaaattgtttttttttgacatgaaGTGGTATTTTGTTGATTGTGTAGGGAATACTCTTCATGCTTTGAAGATCAGACTTTCTGACCCCAACAATGTTCTTCAGAGCTGGGACCCAACTTTGGTTAATCCATGTACTTGGTTTCATGTTACATGTGACATCAACAATCATGTCACTCGTTTGTAAGCTACACTACACTTACTTCTTTTCTTTCAGTTGTTAGTTTTGGACTTTCTAATAACTTGTATCAAATCCTTGTATTTCAGAGACTTGGGAAATGCTAATGTTTCTGGAACCTTGGGCTCAGAACTTGGCCACCTACACCATCTACAGTATCTGTATGTTTGCTTTTTCCTGCCTAATACAGTACATGTCAAATTTTTGAGTAAATAATAGCTGTATATATAAGTTAAAGTTAGTGTCAATGTGTCCataaatcctagctcaactgcagaaatgccgaaattgttaggttggACATcatgatcggagttcgaaccctgatCCCTCCGCTTagtgtgtgtgaattttcagTGACTTATCATTTCatctatttaacaaaaaaagtaGTGAGAATGTAGTTTATAATtgtattgaaattacaaaaacataTGTTGGTGTGTcttttattagtaattttatgaACTATAGTACTATCTAACGAAATGCATATTTGTTGACCAAATTAACCAAGGAAAGACACATTTAGAtatgttttaataattttgttacATTCAAAGATGAATGTTATCTCTAGAATTTCAGGTATGAGCTTTTTGTTTGATACAAAAAACATGCTCTATCtaacattattaaaaattgtgaatttcaTTTAGCTAATTTTAGGATTTTGTTTTGTATGGGAAAATTATGACTTACCGTAGATtctaaattgttaattaatttgcAGGGAGTTGTATGGGAATGACTTAAGAGGAAAGATTCCTAAGGAACTTGGAAACTTGAAAGCACTTATTAGCATGGATTTGTATGATAACAAGTTGGAGGGGAAAATTCCAAAATCATTTGGCAAGTTGAAGTCATTAAAATTCTTGTAAGTATGTTTGGTTATGTCAATTTGACAAAAACTTCTAGACATTTTTTCGTCAATGTTTTTCATCTTAGTTTAAATTAGTTTCTGATTTACTCATCGATGGATTAGGCGGCTAAACAACAACAAGTTGACAGGATCTATCCCAAGAGAACTCACTCGtctcaaaaatctcaaaatctTGTGAGTTTCTTTTAATCCTAGGGAATGTGAAGGAATGAACATAATCAAAATTCCATTTTTTcagtgttttattttatatgtattgtCTACTGTATTATTTATTATCTAATGTTAAATTCCAATTTTGCAGTGATGTTTCTAATAATGAACTTTGTGGAACAATACCAGTAGATGGCAACTTTGGATCCTTTCCAATAAAGAGGTACAACAACTTTGCTGTGATTGTTATCCCATTAGTCCTATCATTATAGCATAATGTGCATCGTCGGTATCACTTTGCTGTTTTTTTCACGAGTACACTGCATTTCATTGTAACCTCCATGTATTCCTTCTAGTACCATGTTTTCCGCTAAATAGAGATTTTTTATTGGCCAATCCTTGTTTGTGAATCACTTTTTCGCTGAATATAGCATCACTCTTAATTTAACCTATAGTAGtttaattaaatttcttgtTAGTGTTAGATTGTTagatttacaattttttttttcctgtttttgTTTCAGTTTTGAAAACAACAGACTAAGCGGTCCGGAGCTGAAAGGACTTGTTCCGTACGATTTTGGATGCTGAAGAaagatagattttttttgtcatcttaACAGACAGCAATGAAGCAAACTTGGTTTACCTACTATGGAGTATCAGAAACAGTGGTGTTATAATTTCCTCATCAATATTTCATCAGTGTTTACTTTTATTGATTaggaaaattaaaatttgagaaAGTAAGTTGTAATCTATGTTTGtcttattttgtttcaaaaaagaAGGTAGTGGTCTTAAGAATGGTGAAAAAAAAGAGCTTAATGATTATGCACTGacatgtaaaataattttacaccgtcgtTTGATGAGAATTCATCATCTTGTTTTTAAACATCTTTTAAAAATAACTGCTATGCTCCGTCGTCATCACTAACGGTAAGTACTATTTCTCTCCCTCGAAAAGCAATAGTTAATAAAACCTGCATAagttaagaaaacaaattactgtccttttcaaaaacaaatgaaaCTTGTGATATTAATTACTAACATTTGAGCAAATGTTGCCGTGTGAGACTGACCATGTCATGGGAGAATGCTGTTGTGCATGACCTTGTCAAGTATTGCACGTTGAAGGACCGTGATTGTCTGTAGTCAAGTTTTTGATGCATTTAAGACAATTGTGGTCATTGGATTTCAAAATTTGCATTTTGTTTTGTAAGTTAACTCAACACAAAAACTATATTGAAATTTTAACTGTTCGATCTTAATCCAATGATCACAGTCGTCTGAACTACGTGGATGGGTAAAAACTTCGCTGTAGGTAATCCAATTTGCACTGTGAAAGACTATAAAGAAGTGTTGGATTGTGGAGTTCCATTGATATTATGAAACACAAAGCTTGCATCAAGATTGTTTATACTTCTTCATATAggacaaaatttactatttagatatattgaattaattattaatgtatttgaaACACAAAGCTTGTGTCAAGATTGTTTATACTTCTATTGGCAAGCACTACaagaaatattattattactcaTAGAAAAAAGCCGTCTGTAATTGACATAAGCCGATGTGGAACCTGAGTGGTGAGCTAAGACCATCTTTGATGAAGCTCAAGTCACTAAGTCATTTAGACTAGAGCTTCAATACTTTCAAGGAAATACCAATTCCTAAGTTCTTTGGATCACTGGTAAATTTGCAATATCTGAACCTTTCAAATGCTGGCTTTTATGGTATAATTCCTCCTCATTTGGGAAACCTTTCTCACTTGCAATTTCTTGATCTCACGGCTGATATATTGCAAGTTGAAAATATACAATGGGTGGCTGGCCTCGTTTCTTTGAAACATCTTGCTTTGAAAGGAGTTGATCTTTCATTGGTAGCAGGAACAACCTTGGTTAGTGCATTAAACCAACTTCCTTTTTTAATTGCGTGGTTATTGGTCAAATTCCATCTCTTCCATCTCTCAATTTTACTTCACTTTCTGTTCTAGATCTTAGTTTTAATggttttctttcaaatatacCTGATTGGCTTGTTAATATTAGCACCTTACAACATATTGACATAAGCAATAATGGTTTGTAAAAAAGATATGTGAATTGGTGCAGCCTCATCCTAAGACAGATGTTTCTTGTACTGTGATGCTAGGCGAGCATGTCATGCGTACATCTGTAGGTTCAGTGGCATGCTACTCTTTGCAGAATGCAAATATCTCTAAACCAACACTCAATTTCTCAACTTCTTAATATCgaagagaaaacaaaaagagaGCCTATGGGAATGGGAAGCAGCTTCCATACTCCAATAAGAGGTAAAACATCACAAAATACCAATGGTATAATCACAGGAACCTTCACCAACTACATGAAGCTTATATAAAATAGGTTTAAGAGCACATTTGATTCTCCTATTTGTACCGATTCACGATTTTACACCcttccattttttaattttgagaaTATAATCtcgaaatttttaaaatttcagaacATTTTTGCACAACTAAATTTCGGGCTTATTTTTGCTCATGTGTCAAGTTGAATAATGATCTGACAAGTCGATCACAAAATTATTCATACTGATAATTGTAGCATTCAACTCCATAGAAGTATCTAACATCCCAGCGTGAACCTACATGCAAAGGACAATGAGATAAATGATGTTGTAGTGAGTCTCAACCTCATAGCTTCAGcacaaacaaaaatcataaaCCAGAAATGAGAAAACATGAATTTTAATGATCCAACTGTCAATTTAAAAATTCTTGTTGAGTAAATCAACTTAACAAATTCTTGTTGGATAATTCAAACTCAATGTCTAATTTAAGTGATTAAGAAGAGTAATTATGCCAAGACTAGTTCATGTATGCTCAAGTGAACAGAAGAATGTGCGTGACAGAAAAATGGTGCTCGATGAGAACCACCACGTCAAGGTATGCTCAAGTTCAATATAGATGCTGCCTTCCATAGAGAAGTGAATAAAACCAGTTTTGGGAGCTGTGTGAGAGACTCCAATGGAAACATAACTCATGCTTCTCAGGAATATGCGTGGTGTCAAGTCTAGTGGAACGTTGATGGCTGCTTCTGATTCAAAGCATGAGAATGTTTATCTGTATGCtgtatttatgttttcttatgTTTTGGAGCGACCCTAACGTACATATTTGGCTAGGTTACTAATCCAGTAGACGAGTTCGTGGAAAGTGCAGTGTCGTATAGATTGAGGTTTCGAGATTTATGGACATTGGTGTTAGTCTCGTCAAGACATTCTCACAAGCATTCAAAGTTAtgaccaatatatatataggttgaGTGTTTGGGTAGTAAAAGGTCGAGAGTCTCAACTTGAGAATTTACTTTTgagttataaattaaattaatcctTTGTAATTACTATTACgcagatttattatttttgataaaaaatattataatatttaataattaatattaagtttattttattccttttaataaaaaaatcgtCTTTCGCATAAAATTGCGTTAATTAATGTCCCAAAATTCTAGAATGCTACAGAAAGCATCATGAAAAGAAAAGCCAATCATAAACTGACTATATATATGTTGTGCTTCTTAGATTAAGTTCTATCTTTGAATGAATATTACAGAGTAGGATGGAATAAATCAGCAATGAGATTGATCTCAACAATGACAGCTACATCCAAAATTGTATCATTATTAATGGGCAATTTGTTATGCACAAAAAAAGTAACAGTGTTAAAACAGTtagatatatattttgtttggtaaacataataaaagaactttttcatatttaaagACCATTAAACAACTAATgtacttgtaaaaaaaatacaactattGTACTATAGTAAATACATATCGCTCCTTCTTtattcataaatcataatacCTCACGTCGACACCACAaacaagaataagaaagtgaacGATTGATGCATTGATCGATCTATACTTGATAAAATATTCTTTACGGAATCCGttgcaaaaaatttcaaaacaaattgaacattGATCCGTAGACTTTGAGGTAGTAGTTTCAACCTCCAATCTTGGTGAAAACCCCATATTTTGTCGACCAATACAATTAAGATCAAATTGATTGACCCTAGTAACAATCTGAAGCAACACATTCATATGCAACATTCCACATCCTTTGGTGTTGAGTGCAACCATATTTCTAGCGCAATCTCCCATTTGATGTAGAACTTCAGGTAATACGTAATAAGGCACATCATGAAAGGTGTTGATCAAAAAGCGAGTGTTGTTAATGGAATCCATGATTGTGTGTCTATTATAATTGCACAAGACTTCACGAGGAATCAAGAAGTTGTCATCGATAGGTTTTGTGTAATTAAAGATAGGGTTTTTTAGGTTATTGGATGTAGAAGAAATAGTTAAGTGGTTATAATGAAAACGAATGGTGAAGTAACCATTCAAAGAAGGAGTGTCTGGTAAGATGGATTCAAAGATTGGATTCACCTTTAAGTTGAAGGAGAAGGACTTCATTGAATGAGTGATGAAAAGTTTATGGCAAGTATGAGTGAGAAGTGGAAAAGTAATTGGTTTTGTGTTTATGAGTTTGGTTTAATTTGTTTAGTATACATTGCTTTTATAAGTAGAAGCGTAAAACTTGCTTATCAAGAAACAATAGGATAATAAATTTAACTTGCTTATCAAGAAAAAATAGGCTAATAAATCTAATAAGATTTggtaaaaagataaaataaaatctaataagATTCACTTGATAAGTAATCTcctatatcttttttttaagaTATCGATCCATAAATAATAGAAGTATAttagatttgaaataaaatatatgtaacCGCAAGATTAGGGGAAAATTTGTGAGGAATATATACCAAAACTATCCTATCTTCTTTTAGCCAAATCTTATTAGATTTGTTAGCCTATTTTTTCTTGATAAgcaagttaaattttttttaaaagattagattagattagaagtagatttaaaaaaaaatattagtatgtGGTATAAATAAAGCTGAAGTGATTCTTATATATACTTCAATTCTTCATTATCATCACACACACACGATAGAATAGAGTGAGTATCTCCCAAACCCTAGTATGGACGTCACCCCCTATAGGCGAAAGAGAGTTCGACATTCCGAAGGTGACCGCAATGACCACCGCCATCATCCATCTGACCGCAAAACCAGGGATAATAAGGTATATACCAAAGTTAGGTCTAAATTGAAGCGCGATCAAGAGATGGAAGATGATTGCGACAATAATGCTGCTATGGGATCACCTGCTGCTGCGGTGTCTCATGAGGTTACTGGAAAATTTAGTACAGATGGATCATCTTCAATTGCTGGAAAACCTGGAAGCTTCTCTATTCATGCCTTAGCTAAGGCAAAGAAGGTTTTACAAATGCAAAAAGACTTGTCGGAGAAGCTCAAGAGAATTCCTCCTCCAGCTAGTGTCACAACTAAGGCAGATGTTACTATCCCTCAGAAACCAACCAAGGCTCATGTTCTTCGTCTTGACGTCCATGGACGGGAAATAGATGAACATGGGAATGTTGTTATTAATGTAACTAAGCCAAGCAACCTTAGCACATTAAAGGTCAACATTAATAAACACAAGATAGATGCATTTGAAATACTAAAACCTGTGTTGGATTTTGATCCTGATTCTAACCCTCATTTTGACGAGAGTATTGGCATCAACAAAACAAAGCTCATGCGCCCCAAGAGGACGAATTTTGTGTTTGTGGAAGAAGGAAAATGGTCAAAACATGCTGAATCAATAAAGTTGAAGAGTAAATTTGGAGAAGCTCAAGCAAAAGAGCACAATGCCAAACAAGCACAGCTAGCAAAGGCAAAAGCTGCTCCTGATATAAATCCCAACTTAATAGAAATTACAGAGAGAAATGTAATGAAAGAAAAGCTGAAGGATCCAATTCCAGAAGTTGAGTGGTGGGACGTGGCACTTTTGCATTCTGGAAATTATGGTGACATAGACGAAGATAAActgaaaatggaaaaaatcaccTTTTATGTGGAACATGTTCGCCCCATTGAACCGCCTGCTCAGCTTGCCCCTCCACCACCTCAACCTCTCAAGCTAACCAAACAGGAGCAAAAGAAACTCAAGTCCCAAAGGCGTATAGCTAAGGAGAAGGAGCGACAAGAGATGATTAGACAGGGTGTCATAGAACCGCCAAAACCAAAGTTAAAGATGAACAATTTAATGAAAGTGCTAGGGACCGAAGCAACTCAAGATCCCACTCGGCTTGAGAAGGAAGTACGTAATGCAGCTGCTGAGCGTGAGCAGGCTCACGTAGATAGGAATATTGCACGCAAGCTTACTCCTTCCGAGCAGcgtgagaagaagaaaaggaagCTGTTTGATGACTCAAATACACCGGATAGACTTGTGGCACTTTACAAGATTAACAACCTCTCTCATCCACAGACTCGCATTAAAGTTGATCTTAATGCTCAATATAATCAGTTGACTGGATGTGCTGTGATTTATGATGGTATTAGCGTTGTCGTGGTTGAAGGTAAGAGCAAGACAATTAAGAGGTATGGAAAACTAATGCTCAGACGTATCAATTGGAGTGATGTAtcaaaagagaaagaagaagccGAAGATTCAAATGATGACAAGCCTGCCAACAAGTGTGTTCTGGTGTGGCAAGGAAATGTTGCCAAACAAAACTTCAATAAATTCAGTGTTCATGATTGCATCACTGAAGCAGCTGCTCGAAAAGTGTTTATGAATGCTGGGGTTCCTCATTATTGGGACCATGCTGTCAACTATGAAGATGACGGCGCTGCTTGAATTGTATTCTAATGTTTTTGGTCAATATTATTAGCATGTCCGACTTGTTGTAATTTTGCACagatttttttcaatataaaaactAGCTATGAATCTATGATCGGTTGAGAACTCCATGAAACTCATTTTTTTACATTACTCATGAAACTCTTCTATGAATCTAGGTTTTTTACTAGACTTACATTTACACAGTAAGTCAGTAACGAGCACTTACCCCCCCACACACCAGTTTTCCTTTAAATAAAGAATTCAAAACCATacgataaaattaaaattcaaaagcT from Trifolium pratense cultivar HEN17-A07 linkage group LG1, ARS_RC_1.1, whole genome shotgun sequence includes these protein-coding regions:
- the LOC123891420 gene encoding leucine-rich repeat protein 2-like, encoding MAPLIMIPLSLLFLLLLQFPFQTISINSEGNTLHALKIRLSDPNNVLQSWDPTLVNPCTWFHVTCDINNHVTRLDLGNANVSGTLGSELGHLHHLQYLELYGNDLRGKIPKELGNLKALISMDLYDNKLEGKIPKSFGKLKSLKFLRLNNNKLTGSIPRELTRLKNLKIFDVSNNELCGTIPVDGNFGSFPIKSFENNRLSGPELKGLVPYDFGC
- the LOC123911906 gene encoding protein RDM16-like; translated protein: MDVTPYRRKRVRHSEGDRNDHRHHPSDRKTRDNKVYTKVRSKLKRDQEMEDDCDNNAAMGSPAAAVSHEVTGKFSTDGSSSIAGKPGSFSIHALAKAKKVLQMQKDLSEKLKRIPPPASVTTKADVTIPQKPTKAHVLRLDVHGREIDEHGNVVINVTKPSNLSTLKVNINKHKIDAFEILKPVLDFDPDSNPHFDESIGINKTKLMRPKRTNFVFVEEGKWSKHAESIKLKSKFGEAQAKEHNAKQAQLAKAKAAPDINPNLIEITERNVMKEKLKDPIPEVEWWDVALLHSGNYGDIDEDKLKMEKITFYVEHVRPIEPPAQLAPPPPQPLKLTKQEQKKLKSQRRIAKEKERQEMIRQGVIEPPKPKLKMNNLMKVLGTEATQDPTRLEKEVRNAAAEREQAHVDRNIARKLTPSEQREKKKRKLFDDSNTPDRLVALYKINNLSHPQTRIKVDLNAQYNQLTGCAVIYDGISVVVVEGKSKTIKRYGKLMLRRINSEDSNDDKPANKCVLVWQGNVAKQNFNKFSVHDCITEAAARKVFMNAGVPHYWDHAVNYEDDGAA
- the LOC123891429 gene encoding 40S ribosomal protein S29 → MGHSNVWNSHPKTYGPGSRTCRVCGNSHGLIRKYGLMCCRQCFHSNAKEIGFIKYR